One window of Xanthomonas sp. 10-10 genomic DNA carries:
- a CDS encoding acyltransferase family protein, with amino-acid sequence MTERRHDIDALRVFAFALLILYHVGMAYVAGWDFHLKSAYTAEWLQPPMIALNRWRMPLLFMISGIAIGLARAQRAPWQFAWRRCGRLLPPLLFGMFVVVAVQAYCQGVSNGKVVPGFGNFLLRYWQVRPWPAGSFDGWEHGITWNHLWYLAYLLPYTGLLMAMLALGRKLPASLPALPAAIALPALLLAPILWEAVCVLWVLPRHPPTHALVGDWFVHAESFPLVVLGYALANNARFWTWAVQLRWPTLIAALLAIATELSIRQLGRSLDPAQLSEMSGTIRWDVIERLARAAYTWLALLTLFGWARHGLNRPFAWLPYCTQAVLPWYVLHQSLIILALYWLAPLQLGPWLEPVLVLAATVASCLLLHEYLIRRVRWLRPLFGMPMRESPIGTRTAATLTQG; translated from the coding sequence ATGACCGAACGCCGCCACGATATCGATGCCCTGCGCGTCTTCGCCTTCGCCCTGCTGATCCTCTATCACGTGGGCATGGCCTACGTGGCCGGCTGGGACTTTCATTTAAAGAGTGCCTACACCGCCGAGTGGCTGCAGCCGCCGATGATCGCGCTCAACCGCTGGCGGATGCCATTGCTGTTCATGATCTCCGGCATCGCGATCGGCCTGGCGCGTGCGCAACGTGCCCCGTGGCAGTTCGCCTGGCGGCGTTGTGGCCGGCTGCTGCCCCCGCTGCTGTTCGGCATGTTCGTGGTGGTGGCGGTGCAGGCGTACTGCCAGGGCGTCAGCAATGGCAAGGTCGTGCCCGGCTTCGGCAACTTCCTGCTGCGCTATTGGCAGGTCCGGCCGTGGCCGGCCGGCAGTTTCGATGGCTGGGAACACGGCATCACCTGGAACCATCTGTGGTACCTGGCCTATCTGCTGCCTTACACCGGGTTACTGATGGCCATGCTCGCGCTGGGCCGCAAGCTGCCGGCGAGTCTGCCGGCGTTGCCGGCGGCCATCGCGCTGCCGGCCCTGCTGCTGGCACCCATTCTGTGGGAGGCCGTTTGCGTGCTCTGGGTACTGCCGCGTCACCCACCGACCCACGCCCTGGTCGGCGACTGGTTCGTGCATGCCGAGTCGTTTCCGTTAGTCGTGCTGGGATATGCACTGGCCAATAACGCACGCTTCTGGACATGGGCCGTGCAGCTGCGTTGGCCAACCCTGATCGCCGCCCTGCTGGCGATCGCCACCGAGCTGAGCATCCGCCAGTTGGGCCGATCGCTCGATCCTGCGCAATTGTCGGAGATGTCGGGGACAATTCGCTGGGACGTGATCGAGCGGCTGGCGCGCGCAGCCTATACCTGGCTGGCACTGCTGACCCTGTTCGGCTGGGCGAGGCATGGCTTGAACCGCCCGTTCGCGTGGCTGCCGTACTGCACCCAGGCCGTCCTCCCCTGGTACGTCCTGCATCAGAGCCTGATCATCCTGGCGCTGTACTGGTTGGCGCCGTTGCAGCTGGGGCCGTGGCTGGAACCGGTGCTGGTGTTGGCCGCCACCGTCGCCAGTTGCCTGCTGTTGCACGAATACCTGATCCGACGCGTGCGCTGGCTGCGCCCGCTGTTCGGGATGCCGATGCGCGAATCGCCGATCGGCACGCGCACCGCGGCGACGCTGACGCAGGGGTGA
- a CDS encoding LytTR family DNA-binding domain-containing protein — MIGSCQLRTPAMETIGPRPPTPQDGAGHFATRWAVMIWSLVFHLSALGNTLTAWLAGRRDGEAIVLWQLLSWELSSATTSLLLLPAMFWLCARWPLHADVWRRRVPLYLAAALGWWLAHVAGMVLLRKLVYALAGSHYDFGGWPLQWFYELSKDLRTFAMLVALQHTLAWYARRRQGEAHLLAAPDEGPPEEPLDRPERFLVRKLGRDFLVATADIEWIQASGNYVNLRVRGHDYPLRSTMAAIEARLDPAVFVRIHRSYLVNLSQVQAIEPVDSGDARVHLHDATVLPCSRSHLADLRARAGRGTAAPQGETLTV; from the coding sequence ATGATCGGCAGCTGCCAACTGCGGACGCCTGCAATGGAAACCATCGGGCCGCGCCCGCCGACACCTCAGGACGGTGCGGGTCACTTCGCCACGCGCTGGGCTGTGATGATCTGGTCGCTGGTGTTTCACCTGAGCGCATTGGGCAACACGCTGACCGCATGGTTGGCGGGGCGGCGCGATGGCGAGGCGATCGTGCTGTGGCAGTTGCTGAGCTGGGAGCTGAGCAGCGCCACGACGTCGCTGTTGTTGCTGCCGGCGATGTTCTGGCTCTGCGCACGCTGGCCGCTGCATGCCGACGTCTGGCGTCGACGTGTGCCGCTGTACCTGGCTGCTGCGCTGGGCTGGTGGCTGGCGCACGTCGCCGGCATGGTGCTGTTGCGCAAACTGGTCTACGCGCTGGCTGGCAGCCACTACGACTTCGGTGGTTGGCCGCTCCAGTGGTTCTATGAGTTGTCCAAGGATCTGCGCACCTTTGCGATGCTGGTGGCGTTGCAGCACACGCTGGCGTGGTACGCGCGGCGCCGCCAGGGCGAGGCGCATCTGCTTGCGGCACCGGACGAGGGCCCGCCAGAGGAGCCGTTGGACCGACCGGAACGCTTTCTGGTGCGCAAGCTCGGCCGCGACTTTTTGGTCGCCACGGCCGATATCGAATGGATCCAGGCCTCCGGCAACTATGTCAACTTGCGCGTACGCGGCCACGATTACCCGCTGCGCAGCACGATGGCGGCGATCGAAGCCAGGCTGGACCCGGCGGTGTTCGTGCGGATCCATCGTAGCTACCTGGTCAATTTGAGCCAGGTACAGGCGATAGAACCGGTCGATTCCGGCGATGCCCGCGTGCATCTGCACGACGCCACTGTGCTGCCGTGCAGTCGCAGCCATCTGGCAGATCTGCGCGCGCGGGCAGGGCGAGGTACCGCTGCGCCGCAGGGAGAGACGTTGACGGTCTGA
- the prfB gene encoding peptide chain release factor 2 (programmed frameshift): MIETNPIRQRITDLNDRVLSLRGYLDYDAKKERLEEVSRELESPDVWNDAERAQALGRERSMLEKTVIGIADVLAGLTDAGDLLELADSEQDEDTAVAVIADLDKYQTHVEKLEFQRMFSGQMDGANAFVDIQAGAGGTEAQDWAEILLRMYLRWAESRGWKTELMEVSGGEVAGIKSATVRIEGEYAYGWLKTEIGVHRLVRKSPFDSDNRRHTSFTSVFVSPEVDDNIEIDINPADLRTDVYRSSGAGGQHVNKTESAVRITHIPTNTVVACQTGRSQHQNRDNAMKMLAAKLYELEVQKRNVERDALEATKSDIGWGSQIRNYVLDQSRIKDLRTGIERSDTQKVLDGDLDEFVEASLKAGLAAGSKRLDA; the protein is encoded by the exons ATGATCGAAACCAATCCGATCCGCCAGCGCATCACCGATCTCAACGATCGCGTGCTCTCGCTCAGGGGGTATCTT GACTACGACGCCAAGAAAGAGCGTCTAGAGGAAGTCAGCCGGGAGCTGGAAAGCCCGGACGTGTGGAACGACGCCGAGCGTGCCCAGGCCCTGGGTCGCGAGCGCTCCATGCTGGAAAAGACCGTCATCGGCATCGCCGACGTACTGGCCGGCCTCACCGATGCCGGCGATCTGCTGGAGCTGGCCGACAGCGAGCAGGACGAGGACACTGCCGTTGCGGTGATCGCCGATCTTGACAAATACCAGACCCATGTCGAAAAGCTGGAATTCCAGCGCATGTTCTCCGGCCAGATGGACGGCGCCAACGCATTCGTCGACATCCAGGCCGGCGCCGGTGGTACCGAGGCGCAGGACTGGGCCGAAATCCTGCTGCGCATGTATCTGCGCTGGGCCGAGTCGCGCGGCTGGAAGACCGAGCTGATGGAAGTGTCCGGCGGCGAAGTCGCTGGCATCAAGTCGGCCACCGTGCGCATCGAAGGCGAATATGCCTATGGCTGGCTGAAGACCGAGATCGGCGTGCACCGGCTGGTGCGCAAGTCGCCGTTCGATTCGGACAACCGCCGGCATACCAGTTTCACCTCGGTGTTCGTGTCGCCGGAAGTGGACGACAACATCGAGATCGACATCAACCCGGCCGATCTGCGTACCGACGTGTATCGCTCCTCGGGCGCCGGTGGTCAGCACGTCAACAAGACCGAATCGGCGGTGCGTATCACGCATATCCCGACCAATACCGTGGTCGCCTGCCAGACCGGCCGCAGCCAGCACCAGAACCGCGACAACGCGATGAAGATGCTGGCCGCCAAGCTGTACGAGCTGGAAGTGCAGAAGCGCAATGTCGAGCGCGACGCGCTGGAAGCCACCAAGTCCGACATCGGCTGGGGCAGCCAGATCCGCAACTACGTCCTCGACCAGAGCCGCATCAAGGATCTGCGCACTGGCATCGAACGCAGCGACACGCAGAAAGTGCTGGACGGCGATCTGGACGAATTCGTCGAGGCCAGCCTCAAGGCCGGTCTGGCGGCAGGCTCCAAACGCCTGGACGCCTGA
- the lysS gene encoding lysine--tRNA ligase yields MTEQTPAPHLAVDENSLIAERRAKLGALRGQGIAYPNDFVREQFAGDLQAEFADADTWTPEALEASGRTVKMAGRLMAKRVMGKASFAQIQDESGRVQLFLQGNVLGDAYTAFKGWDVGDIVAVEGGLTRTKTGELSVKASALRLLTKSLRPLPDKWHGLSDVEQRYRQRYVDLIVTPEAREVFIKRSKIIRAMRAWLDARRFLEVETPMMHYIPGGATAKPFTTHHNALDLDLYLRVAPELYLKRLVVGGLERVYEINRNFRNEGVSTRHNPEFTMLELYEAYATYHEIMDLTEQVIRDTAQSVLGTTQVSWDGADIDLAPAFRRWRMDEAVRHHNPEISAADCTDRDALLAHCERLKIRVKPSYGWGKLLLEIFEATVEHTLVQPTFITDHPVEVSPLARSSDTEPGYTDRFELFINGKELANGFSELNDPEDQAARFQAQVQAKDGGDDEAMHYDADYIRALEYGMAPTGGLGIGIDRLVMLLTGSTSIRDVLLFPYMRPEA; encoded by the coding sequence ATGACCGAGCAGACCCCCGCGCCCCACCTTGCCGTCGACGAGAACAGCCTCATCGCCGAGCGTCGCGCGAAACTGGGCGCGTTGCGCGGCCAGGGCATCGCCTATCCCAACGATTTCGTGCGCGAGCAGTTCGCCGGCGACCTGCAGGCCGAATTCGCCGATGCCGACACCTGGACCCCGGAAGCGCTGGAAGCCAGCGGGCGCACCGTCAAGATGGCCGGCCGGCTGATGGCCAAGCGGGTGATGGGCAAGGCCAGCTTTGCGCAGATCCAGGACGAATCCGGGCGCGTGCAGTTGTTCCTGCAGGGCAACGTGCTGGGCGATGCCTATACCGCGTTCAAGGGCTGGGACGTCGGCGACATTGTGGCGGTGGAGGGCGGGCTGACCCGCACCAAGACCGGCGAACTCTCGGTCAAGGCCAGCGCGCTGCGGCTGCTGACCAAGTCGCTGCGCCCGTTGCCGGACAAGTGGCACGGCCTGTCGGACGTGGAGCAGCGCTATCGCCAACGTTATGTGGATCTGATCGTCACTCCGGAAGCGCGCGAGGTGTTCATCAAGCGCTCCAAGATCATCCGCGCGATGCGCGCGTGGCTGGATGCGCGGCGTTTCCTGGAAGTGGAAACACCGATGATGCATTACATCCCCGGTGGCGCCACCGCCAAGCCGTTCACCACCCACCACAACGCACTGGATCTGGATCTGTACCTGCGCGTGGCGCCGGAGTTGTACCTCAAGCGTCTGGTGGTCGGTGGCCTGGAGCGGGTCTACGAGATCAACCGCAACTTCCGCAACGAGGGCGTGTCGACCCGGCACAACCCCGAATTCACCATGCTCGAGCTCTACGAGGCCTACGCCACGTACCACGAGATCATGGACCTGACCGAGCAGGTGATCCGCGACACCGCGCAGTCGGTGCTGGGCACCACCCAGGTGAGCTGGGATGGCGCCGACATCGATCTGGCGCCGGCTTTCCGGCGCTGGCGCATGGATGAGGCCGTTCGTCACCATAATCCGGAAATCAGCGCCGCCGATTGCACAGACCGCGATGCGCTGCTGGCCCATTGCGAGCGCCTGAAGATCCGCGTCAAGCCGTCCTACGGCTGGGGCAAGTTGCTGCTCGAAATCTTCGAAGCCACCGTCGAACACACTCTGGTGCAGCCGACCTTCATCACCGACCATCCGGTCGAGGTCTCGCCGCTGGCGCGTTCCAGCGACACCGAGCCGGGGTATACCGACCGCTTCGAGCTGTTCATCAACGGCAAGGAGCTGGCCAACGGCTTCTCCGAGCTCAACGACCCCGAAGACCAGGCCGCACGCTTCCAGGCGCAGGTGCAGGCCAAGGACGGCGGCGACGACGAAGCGATGCACTACGACGCCGACTACATCCGTGCGCTGGAGTACGGCATGGCGCCGACCGGTGGCCTGGGTATCGGCATCGACCGCCTGGTGATGCTGCTGACCGGCAGCACATCGATCCGTGACGTCCTGCTGTTTCCCTACATGCGTCCGGAAGCCTGA
- a CDS encoding two-component system response regulator yields the protein MQDVLGSPDGMVSADTWGSWAGKADLGLNIVIVDDQMSARTMLRHVIEDIAPELKVYDFGDPLDALAWCEAGRVDLLLLDYRMPGMDGLEFARRLRRLPSHRDIPIILITIVGDEPIRQAALEAGVIDFLVKPIRPRELRARCSNLLQLRQQSESVKQRALSLEQRLLASMNEVEERERETLSRLARAIEYRDSGTSAFLERMSHVAGLIAEQLGLSEEEVRIIEMAAPLHDMGKIAIPDSVLLKPGKLTDDEMSIMKRHPRIGYELLSGSQNRFIQVGALIALRHHERYDGTGYPDGLVGEAIPLEARIVAVADVFDALLSPRPYKEAWTMDAALAYLYAQRGRLFDPRCVDALLRGRAQLDQICGEFSTASARPGV from the coding sequence ATGCAGGATGTTTTAGGGAGTCCGGACGGCATGGTGTCGGCGGATACATGGGGAAGCTGGGCGGGAAAGGCGGATCTGGGATTGAACATCGTCATTGTCGATGACCAGATGTCTGCGCGAACGATGCTGCGCCATGTCATCGAAGACATCGCGCCGGAGCTGAAGGTCTACGACTTCGGCGACCCGCTCGACGCGTTGGCATGGTGCGAAGCTGGGCGCGTGGATCTGTTGCTGCTCGACTACCGCATGCCCGGGATGGATGGCCTGGAGTTCGCACGGCGCCTGCGCCGGCTGCCCAGCCACCGCGATATTCCGATCATCCTGATCACCATCGTCGGCGACGAGCCGATCCGCCAGGCGGCGCTGGAAGCCGGGGTGATCGACTTCCTGGTCAAGCCGATCCGCCCGCGCGAGTTGCGGGCGCGCTGCTCCAATCTATTGCAGCTGCGTCAGCAGAGCGAGAGCGTCAAGCAACGTGCGCTGTCGCTGGAACAGCGCCTGCTGGCCAGCATGAACGAGGTCGAAGAGCGCGAACGCGAGACGCTGTCGCGGCTGGCACGTGCGATCGAATACCGCGATTCGGGCACCAGTGCGTTCCTGGAGCGCATGTCGCATGTGGCCGGCCTGATCGCCGAGCAGCTGGGCCTGTCGGAAGAAGAAGTACGCATCATCGAGATGGCCGCACCGCTGCACGACATGGGCAAGATCGCCATTCCCGATTCGGTGCTGCTCAAGCCGGGCAAGCTCACCGATGACGAGATGAGCATCATGAAACGGCATCCGCGCATCGGCTACGAGCTGCTCAGCGGCAGCCAGAACCGCTTCATCCAGGTCGGTGCCTTGATCGCGCTGCGTCACCACGAGCGCTACGACGGCACCGGGTATCCGGACGGCCTGGTCGGCGAGGCGATTCCGCTGGAAGCGCGCATCGTCGCGGTCGCCGATGTGTTCGACGCCCTGCTGTCGCCGCGTCCATACAAGGAAGCCTGGACGATGGATGCCGCGCTGGCCTATCTCTACGCGCAACGCGGCCGCCTGTTCGACCCGCGCTGCGTGGATGCGCTGCTGCGCGGCCGTGCGCAGCTGGACCAGATCTGCGGCGAATTCTCCACCGCATCGGCGCGACCCGGGGTGTGA
- a CDS encoding ATP-binding protein, whose amino-acid sequence MSGMLREVRNRLAQRQDSEHGQALIRIAMVALILAYEVLFASRWALPATQLVYVVGLTLLSQALALVIFTWIVLRPQRSHPRRVLGMLADYGLMSMAMSAIGEPMACIYVVVMWVTIGNGLRFGNRYLYLAVAMAMVSFGVTLLTNDYWGRNFGLGVGLWLGLAAIPLYLSGLLNKLTRAMAEARRASEAKSRFLANMSHEFRTPLNGLSGMTEVLATTRLDAEQRECVGTIQASARSLLSLVEEVLDISAIEAGKIRVEHRDFSLREVIANIDLILQPQAKAKSLVYGVVIAPDVPDLLKGDAGHLRQIVLNLAGNAVKFTDHGHIDVNVGAVGRPAEGKVRLRFDIIDTGIGVPVDMQPRLFEAFEQADNGLARRFEGSGLGTTIAKGLVESMSGQIGFEENPGGGSHFWFELPFDYAVESSASALQPIGGVRESGDAGNVIAFADPFLRHRARVRTLQILVADDHAANRMVLQRLLQKAGHKVTCVNGGEHVLDTLAETDFDVAIVDLHMPGVSGLDLLKQLRVMQAGAQPKTPVVVLSADVTPEAIRSCEQAGAYAFLAKPVVAVRLLDTLAEIATQSKFPPLGLVSVRTGSAPDGILDVTVLDELASLGMGKNFEKEFIRQCLSDAEACIAAMSDDAQALEWERLREHAHATKGVASNLGLVVLAEQGGELMGMSDAQIKSEWQMRVNQLQHNLQLGRAALESRAKDRFEKDSGEDAS is encoded by the coding sequence ATGTCAGGCATGCTACGAGAAGTGCGCAACAGGCTCGCGCAGCGTCAGGACAGCGAGCATGGTCAGGCACTGATCCGCATTGCCATGGTGGCGTTGATCCTGGCGTACGAGGTGCTGTTCGCAAGCCGCTGGGCATTGCCGGCCACGCAGCTGGTTTATGTAGTCGGCCTGACGCTGCTTAGCCAGGCACTGGCGTTGGTAATCTTTACCTGGATCGTGCTCAGGCCCCAGCGCTCGCATCCGCGCCGGGTCCTCGGCATGCTGGCCGACTACGGCCTGATGTCGATGGCCATGAGTGCGATCGGCGAACCGATGGCCTGCATCTACGTCGTGGTGATGTGGGTGACCATCGGTAATGGTCTGCGCTTCGGTAACCGCTACCTCTACCTAGCCGTTGCCATGGCGATGGTCAGTTTTGGTGTCACGCTGTTGACCAATGACTATTGGGGACGCAATTTCGGTCTGGGAGTCGGGTTGTGGCTTGGCCTGGCGGCCATTCCGTTGTATCTGTCGGGCCTGCTCAACAAGCTGACCCGCGCAATGGCCGAAGCGCGGCGCGCCAGCGAAGCCAAGAGTCGCTTCCTGGCCAATATGAGCCACGAATTCCGTACTCCGCTCAACGGCCTTTCCGGGATGACCGAGGTCTTGGCAACTACACGCCTGGACGCCGAGCAGCGCGAATGCGTCGGTACCATTCAGGCATCCGCTCGCAGCCTGCTTTCACTGGTCGAGGAAGTGCTCGATATCTCTGCCATCGAAGCCGGCAAGATTCGCGTCGAGCATCGCGACTTCTCACTCAGGGAGGTGATCGCCAATATCGATCTGATCCTGCAGCCGCAAGCCAAGGCGAAGTCGCTTGTCTATGGCGTGGTGATTGCGCCGGACGTTCCCGATTTGTTGAAGGGCGATGCCGGGCACCTGCGACAGATCGTGCTCAATCTGGCCGGCAATGCGGTCAAGTTCACTGACCACGGACACATCGATGTCAACGTCGGAGCGGTCGGGCGTCCTGCCGAGGGTAAAGTGCGGCTGCGTTTCGACATCATCGATACCGGGATCGGTGTGCCGGTCGATATGCAGCCGCGCTTGTTCGAGGCTTTCGAGCAGGCAGACAATGGGCTGGCGCGACGTTTCGAAGGCAGCGGCCTTGGAACCACGATCGCCAAAGGCCTGGTCGAATCAATGAGTGGTCAGATCGGTTTCGAAGAAAATCCCGGCGGCGGCAGCCATTTCTGGTTTGAATTACCGTTCGACTATGCCGTCGAATCCAGTGCATCGGCGCTGCAGCCGATCGGCGGAGTACGCGAGAGTGGAGATGCCGGGAACGTCATCGCCTTCGCCGATCCGTTCCTGCGCCACCGGGCGCGCGTACGTACGTTGCAGATCCTGGTGGCGGATGATCACGCCGCCAACCGGATGGTTCTGCAGCGGCTCCTGCAAAAGGCTGGGCACAAGGTGACCTGCGTCAACGGTGGGGAGCATGTACTGGATACGCTCGCCGAGACCGATTTCGATGTGGCCATCGTCGACTTGCATATGCCGGGTGTCAGTGGCCTGGACCTGTTGAAGCAGTTGCGGGTGATGCAGGCAGGAGCTCAGCCTAAAACGCCGGTCGTCGTATTAAGTGCGGATGTGACGCCGGAAGCGATTCGTAGCTGCGAGCAGGCCGGCGCCTACGCATTCCTTGCCAAGCCGGTGGTTGCGGTGCGGTTGTTGGATACGCTCGCCGAGATTGCAACGCAGAGCAAGTTTCCGCCGCTCGGCCTTGTGTCTGTACGAACCGGATCGGCACCAGATGGCATTCTCGATGTCACCGTGCTCGACGAGCTGGCGTCTCTGGGCATGGGCAAGAACTTCGAGAAGGAGTTCATTCGTCAGTGCTTGAGTGATGCAGAAGCCTGCATCGCCGCAATGTCAGATGATGCCCAGGCGTTGGAATGGGAGCGGCTGCGCGAGCATGCTCATGCAACGAAAGGTGTAGCCAGCAATCTTGGGTTGGTGGTGCTGGCAGAGCAAGGCGGGGAGCTGATGGGCATGTCCGATGCTCAGATCAAGTCCGAATGGCAGATGCGTGTGAATCAGCTTCAGCACAATTTGCAACTGGGTCGCGCCGCGCTGGAATCGCGCGCAAAAGACCGGTTCGAGAAAGATTCGGGCGAAGACGCATCCTGA
- a CDS encoding crotonase/enoyl-CoA hydratase family protein, with protein MSMIEKLQPQINQSTIRTHASHADAGHWLFMHADAATGIRPCFRPQLMTEMHGYLSTLTDTPTHETGRLRSLVLASDANAFNLGGDLDLFGHMIRARDRHGLLRYAQSCVSGVFQFHQGLTGNFRTIALLQGDALGGGLEMALSCHTIIAEEGVGLGLPEVLFGLFPGMGAYSFLSRRVSPQLAERIILEGRVYSSEEMYAMGVVDMLVPRGQGIHATHELITKQQRTPQSYLAMNRARHVCNPVTHDELLAVAQIWVEAALELGDKSLKTMDRLVKAQTRRAAKGIA; from the coding sequence ATGAGCATGATCGAAAAACTACAGCCTCAAATCAATCAATCCACGATTCGCACGCATGCAAGCCATGCGGATGCAGGACATTGGCTCTTCATGCATGCCGACGCAGCAACGGGCATCAGGCCATGCTTCCGCCCGCAGTTGATGACGGAAATGCACGGCTACCTGAGTACGCTTACCGACACGCCCACGCATGAAACCGGCCGTTTGCGCAGCCTCGTTCTCGCCTCGGACGCTAATGCATTCAATCTCGGCGGGGATCTGGATCTATTCGGCCACATGATTCGCGCACGCGACCGACACGGCTTATTGCGATACGCACAGAGTTGCGTCAGTGGCGTCTTCCAGTTCCATCAGGGACTCACTGGCAATTTCAGAACCATTGCCCTTCTGCAGGGAGATGCGCTGGGCGGCGGGTTGGAGATGGCGCTGTCTTGCCACACGATCATTGCAGAGGAAGGCGTGGGCCTGGGATTGCCTGAAGTCTTGTTCGGGTTGTTCCCGGGCATGGGCGCCTACTCATTTCTGTCCAGGCGCGTATCGCCCCAATTGGCAGAACGGATCATTCTTGAGGGGCGCGTCTACAGCAGCGAAGAAATGTACGCCATGGGAGTTGTGGATATGCTCGTACCTCGCGGGCAAGGCATCCATGCCACCCATGAGTTGATCACCAAGCAGCAGCGCACGCCTCAGTCGTATCTGGCGATGAATCGCGCAAGACACGTGTGCAACCCGGTCACTCATGACGAGCTGCTGGCGGTCGCGCAGATATGGGTGGAAGCCGCACTGGAACTGGGAGACAAGTCTCTCAAGACGATGGATCGGCTGGTAAAGGCGCAGACGCGCAGAGCCGCAAAGGGAATTGCCTGA
- a CDS encoding long-chain fatty acid--CoA ligase, translating into MNQARPWLQSYPAGVAAEIDLEQFRTVAEVFATSVKRFAERPAYHSFGKTITYREADQLVEQFAAYLLGELQLKKGDRVALMMPNCLQYPIATFGVLRAGLTVVNVNPLYTPRELKHQLIDSGASVLVVIDNFGTTVQQVIADTPVKQVITTGLGDMLGFPKAALVNFVVKYIKKLVPDYRINGAIRFRDALALGRKHSVPTLQIEPDDIAFLQYTGGTTGVAKGAMLTHRNLVANMQQAHQWLAGTGKLEEGAEVVITALPLYHIFALTANGLVFMKIGGCNHLISNPRDMPGFVKELKKTRFTAFTGVNTLFNGLLNTPGFDQIDFSSLKMTLGGGMAVQRSVAERWKKVTGLTLVEAYGLTETSPAACINPMDLKDYNGSIGLPIPSTDACIKDDAGAALPLGEIGELCIKGPQVMKGYWKKPEETAKVMDADGWLHTGDIARMDEHGFVYIVDRKKDMILVSGFNVYPNEIEDVIAEMPGVLEVAAVGVPDEKSGEIVKAVIVKKDPALTADDVKAHCRSNLTGYKQPRVIEFRKELPKTNVGKILRRELRDAPPK; encoded by the coding sequence ATGAATCAGGCACGTCCTTGGTTGCAAAGTTATCCGGCCGGCGTCGCCGCCGAAATCGATCTGGAGCAGTTCCGTACGGTGGCCGAGGTATTCGCCACATCGGTCAAGCGGTTTGCCGAGCGCCCCGCGTATCACAGCTTCGGCAAGACCATTACCTACCGCGAAGCCGACCAGCTGGTCGAACAATTCGCCGCCTACCTGCTGGGCGAGCTGCAATTGAAGAAGGGCGACCGCGTCGCCTTGATGATGCCCAACTGCCTGCAGTATCCGATCGCCACCTTCGGCGTCCTGCGTGCCGGGCTGACGGTGGTCAACGTCAACCCGCTCTACACCCCGCGCGAACTGAAGCACCAGCTGATCGACTCCGGCGCCAGCGTGCTGGTGGTCATCGACAACTTCGGCACCACCGTGCAACAGGTCATTGCCGACACCCCGGTCAAGCAGGTGATCACCACCGGGCTGGGCGATATGCTCGGCTTTCCCAAGGCGGCGCTGGTCAATTTCGTCGTCAAATACATCAAGAAGCTGGTGCCCGACTACCGCATCAACGGCGCGATCCGCTTCCGCGACGCATTGGCGCTGGGCCGCAAGCACAGCGTGCCGACGCTGCAGATCGAACCGGACGACATCGCGTTCTTGCAGTACACCGGCGGCACCACCGGCGTGGCCAAGGGCGCGATGCTGACCCACCGCAACCTGGTCGCCAACATGCAGCAGGCGCATCAGTGGCTTGCCGGCACCGGCAAGCTGGAAGAAGGCGCCGAAGTGGTGATCACTGCGCTGCCGCTGTATCACATCTTTGCACTGACGGCCAACGGGCTGGTCTTCATGAAGATCGGCGGCTGCAATCACCTGATCAGCAATCCGCGCGACATGCCCGGCTTCGTCAAGGAGTTGAAGAAGACCCGCTTTACTGCGTTTACCGGCGTCAACACGCTATTCAACGGCCTGCTCAACACACCCGGTTTCGACCAGATCGATTTTTCCTCGCTCAAGATGACCCTGGGCGGCGGCATGGCGGTGCAACGCTCGGTCGCCGAACGCTGGAAAAAGGTCACCGGCCTGACGCTGGTCGAAGCCTACGGCCTGACCGAAACCTCGCCGGCCGCCTGCATCAACCCGATGGACCTGAAGGACTACAACGGTTCGATCGGCCTGCCGATTCCGTCCACCGATGCCTGCATCAAGGACGACGCCGGCGCGGCGCTGCCATTGGGCGAGATCGGCGAGCTGTGCATCAAGGGCCCGCAGGTGATGAAGGGCTACTGGAAGAAGCCCGAGGAAACCGCCAAGGTGATGGATGCCGACGGCTGGCTGCACACCGGCGATATCGCGCGAATGGACGAGCACGGCTTCGTCTACATCGTCGACCGCAAGAAGGACATGATTCTGGTGTCCGGCTTCAACGTCTACCCGAACGAGATCGAGGACGTGATCGCCGAAATGCCCGGCGTGCTGGAAGTGGCAGCGGTTGGCGTGCCGGATGAAAAATCCGGCGAAATCGTCAAGGCCGTGATCGTGAAGAAGGACCCTGCCCTCACCGCCGACGACGTAAAGGCACATTGTCGCTCCAACCTGACCGGCTACAAGCAGCCGCGAGTGATCGAGTTCCGCAAGGAACTGCCGAAAACCAACGTCGGCAAGATCCTGCGCCGCGAACTGCGGGATGCGCCACCCAAATAA